One window of Erwinia aphidicola genomic DNA carries:
- a CDS encoding TIGR00645 family protein, with translation MERFVENLIYSARWLLAPIYLGLSLGLVALAIKFFQELFHLLPHVLEMSENDMVLVLLSMIDMTLVGGLLVMVMLSGYENFVSKLDIGEHKEKLNWLGKMDSGSLKNKVAASIVAISSIHLLRVFMDAKNIPDNKLMWYVIIHLTFVLSAFVMGYLDSMSRKEKI, from the coding sequence ATGGAACGTTTCGTCGAAAACCTGATTTACTCTGCGCGCTGGCTGCTGGCACCGATTTACCTCGGGCTGTCGCTGGGATTGGTGGCGCTCGCCATTAAGTTTTTCCAGGAGCTGTTCCACCTGCTGCCGCACGTGCTGGAGATGTCGGAAAATGACATGGTGCTGGTGCTGCTTTCGATGATCGACATGACGCTGGTCGGCGGCCTGCTGGTGATGGTGATGCTGTCCGGCTATGAGAACTTTGTCTCGAAGCTGGATATTGGCGAGCACAAAGAGAAGCTTAACTGGCTGGGCAAGATGGACTCCGGCTCGCTGAAGAACAAAGTGGCGGCCTCGATTGTGGCGATCTCATCCATTCACCTGCTGCGGGTGTTTATGGATGCGAAGAATATCCCGGATAACAAGCTGATGTGGTATGTGATTATCCACCTGACCTTCGTGCTGTCGGCGTTTGTGATGGGTTACCTGGACAGTATGTCGCGCAAAGAGAAAATTTAA
- a CDS encoding SIS domain-containing protein, whose protein sequence is MTATVLSEYEKDIEQQVDALRDQLASQLPAQLNSLDLNSYDRIVLAGMGSSDYALIPVERELIARGYPVWRIDAGRLLDMPQLVTADSLLWVTSQSGMSGEVVALLENVSAAKTLIGVTNDAASALAQKADVQVLLHSGPEATVSAKSYLNTLVASYRVLYALTGRDEKDLLAAVQAVLPAIAHIIGQRDGVQQLSDALLKDDNPRVAMVGIGADAATALTGALITKEASKVAAEGFIGGQFRHGPMETSGAGMLALLFGDGSDSTLNTLAADLRQNGTLVTSVGPVAYGDSVHLPTPAEPLPRLLCAMLWVQHLTVTLARGNGRVPGEFLYGQKITVKI, encoded by the coding sequence ATGACCGCAACAGTGCTCAGCGAATACGAAAAAGATATTGAGCAGCAGGTTGATGCGCTGCGCGATCAGCTGGCCAGCCAGCTGCCTGCGCAGCTCAACAGCCTGGATCTGAATAGCTACGATCGTATCGTTCTGGCGGGCATGGGATCCTCGGATTATGCGCTGATCCCCGTCGAGCGCGAACTGATCGCGCGCGGTTACCCGGTGTGGCGCATTGACGCCGGGCGGCTGCTGGATATGCCGCAGCTGGTCACCGCCGACAGCCTGCTGTGGGTAACCTCACAGTCGGGGATGAGCGGTGAAGTGGTGGCGCTGCTGGAGAACGTCAGCGCAGCGAAAACGCTGATTGGCGTGACCAACGATGCCGCCAGCGCCCTGGCGCAAAAAGCCGATGTGCAGGTGCTGCTGCACAGCGGGCCGGAGGCCACCGTCAGCGCCAAAAGTTATCTCAATACGCTGGTCGCCAGCTACCGCGTGCTGTACGCCCTGACCGGGCGCGACGAAAAAGATCTGCTGGCCGCGGTGCAGGCTGTTTTGCCCGCTATCGCCCACATTATCGGCCAGCGTGACGGGGTGCAGCAGCTGAGTGATGCTCTGCTGAAAGATGACAACCCGCGCGTGGCGATGGTCGGCATCGGTGCCGATGCGGCCACCGCGCTGACCGGCGCGCTGATCACCAAAGAAGCGTCCAAAGTGGCGGCAGAGGGCTTTATCGGCGGGCAGTTCCGCCACGGCCCGATGGAAACCTCGGGCGCCGGTATGCTGGCCCTGCTGTTTGGTGACGGCAGCGACAGCACGCTGAATACTCTGGCGGCTGACCTGCGCCAGAACGGCACGCTGGTGACCAGCGTCGGGCCGGTAGCCTATGGCGACAGCGTGCATCTGCCCACCCCCGCTGAACCGCTGCCGCGCTTACTCTGTGCAATGCTGTGGGTCCAGCATCTGACCGTCACGCTGGCGCGTGGCAACGGTCGGGTGCCGGGTGAGTTCCTCTACGGCCAGAAAATAACGGTAAAAATATGA
- a CDS encoding helix-turn-helix domain-containing protein has product MKHEIVDVIVDWIDDHLEEGLNIEAVAAKSGYSKWHLQRAFKEQKGITLATFIRSRRLDQAAQCLVSSTKSIMTISMDLGFSSQQCFQRVFKKHFNVTPRDYRIQHRQYH; this is encoded by the coding sequence ATGAAACATGAAATTGTCGACGTCATCGTTGACTGGATTGACGATCACCTGGAAGAGGGCCTCAACATTGAGGCGGTCGCGGCGAAATCTGGCTACTCAAAGTGGCATTTGCAGCGGGCATTTAAAGAGCAGAAAGGCATTACCCTGGCGACGTTTATTCGCAGCCGCCGCCTCGACCAGGCCGCGCAGTGTCTGGTCAGCTCGACCAAAAGCATTATGACCATTTCGATGGATCTCGGTTTCTCATCCCAGCAGTGTTTCCAGCGGGTGTTTAAAAAGCACTTCAACGTGACCCCGCGCGATTACCGTATCCAGCACCGTCAGTACCATTAA
- a CDS encoding siderophore-interacting protein, with the protein MADVQGYRLFNVVLARKQVLSPSMLRCVFSGDEVRQMKLDAPDQRIKLLFPSINGTPATLTDEGEKTWWEKVRAMPQETRPIARTYTLRHLNAGAGEVEVEFVMHGTEGPASAWALNAEPGAALQLVAPNRACPTSSGGYEWDPHPEVERALVVADETALPAARAILEQLAGWQNPPQLQLFLEMPKRGDCVDLSHYRFAEVHWLPREESGASHGEALLSAVKQQVKLPESALVRGELHEEQDGDILWDRADSGDKRFHGWVAAESSAVKQLRRYLIGERGLSPECISFMAYWSRGPMRHD; encoded by the coding sequence ATGGCGGATGTTCAGGGTTATCGCTTGTTCAATGTAGTACTGGCACGCAAGCAGGTACTCTCTCCTTCGATGCTGCGCTGTGTGTTCAGCGGTGACGAGGTGCGCCAGATGAAGTTGGACGCGCCGGACCAGCGCATCAAGCTGCTGTTCCCGTCGATCAACGGCACGCCTGCCACGCTGACCGATGAGGGCGAGAAGACCTGGTGGGAAAAAGTGCGCGCGATGCCGCAGGAGACGCGCCCGATTGCCCGTACCTACACCCTTCGTCACCTCAATGCCGGGGCGGGTGAAGTTGAGGTGGAGTTTGTGATGCACGGCACCGAAGGCCCGGCGTCTGCCTGGGCGCTAAACGCCGAGCCGGGCGCGGCGCTGCAATTGGTGGCGCCCAACCGCGCTTGTCCAACCAGCAGCGGCGGCTATGAGTGGGACCCGCATCCGGAGGTGGAGCGCGCGCTGGTGGTGGCGGATGAAACCGCGCTGCCGGCGGCCAGGGCGATCCTCGAACAGCTTGCCGGGTGGCAGAACCCGCCGCAGCTGCAGCTGTTCCTTGAAATGCCGAAACGCGGCGACTGCGTCGATCTCAGCCACTATCGGTTTGCCGAGGTCCACTGGCTGCCGCGTGAAGAGAGTGGGGCATCGCACGGCGAAGCGCTGCTGAGCGCGGTAAAGCAGCAGGTTAAGCTGCCGGAAAGTGCGCTGGTGCGCGGCGAACTGCATGAGGAGCAGGATGGCGATATCCTCTGGGATCGCGCCGACAGCGGCGACAAGCGCTTCCACGGCTGGGTGGCCGCCGAATCCAGCGCCGTTAAGCAGCTGCGTCGCTATCTGATTGGCGAACGCGGCCTGTCACCGGAGTGCATTAGCTTTATGGCTTACTGGAGCCGTGGCCCGATGCGCCACGATTAA
- a CDS encoding extracellular solute-binding protein, protein MCVMTLLALSASGAVSAKTQLNALFMSQAAYSESDVRAMTSDFEKAHPDVSVNLEFVPYEALHDKIIAARGAGSNGYDVVLFDDMWPAEFAKFGLLKDITSTVSADEKGKVFDGAWSTVSWDKKLWGMPWILDTKYLFYNKAMLAKAGIANPPTSWAQVMEQSKILQDKGIVKYPLVWSWSQAEALVCDYTTLVSAFGGQFYQNGKLNFSDPGSVKAVTFMKESLDKGVTNPNSREYLEEDVRKVFSNGDAAFALNWTYMYNMANDAKQSKVAGEVGIVPAPSEMPGKVAAMNGSMGLGVTQASAHQGEALAFVRYLTSQPVQDKYAKLSLPIWKSSYDDPAVQKGQEPLIAAAKKSLDVMLMRPITADYSRLSNGLQQQLQQVLQGQQTPQSAMDAVTKSASRLH, encoded by the coding sequence ATGTGTGTAATGACTCTGCTTGCTCTGAGCGCCTCCGGTGCCGTCTCAGCAAAAACGCAACTCAATGCCCTGTTTATGTCGCAGGCCGCCTACAGCGAAAGCGACGTGCGCGCCATGACCAGCGATTTCGAAAAAGCCCACCCTGACGTCAGCGTTAACCTCGAATTTGTGCCGTATGAAGCCCTGCACGATAAAATCATCGCGGCACGCGGGGCGGGCAGTAACGGCTATGACGTGGTGCTGTTCGACGATATGTGGCCCGCTGAATTTGCCAAATTTGGCCTGCTGAAAGATATCACCAGCACGGTCAGCGCCGACGAGAAAGGCAAAGTGTTTGACGGGGCCTGGAGCACGGTAAGCTGGGATAAAAAACTGTGGGGCATGCCGTGGATCCTCGATACCAAATACCTGTTCTATAACAAAGCAATGCTGGCTAAGGCCGGGATTGCCAACCCGCCCACCAGCTGGGCGCAGGTGATGGAGCAGTCGAAAATCCTGCAGGATAAAGGCATCGTCAAATATCCGCTGGTGTGGAGCTGGTCGCAGGCCGAAGCGCTAGTGTGCGACTACACCACGCTGGTTTCCGCATTCGGCGGCCAGTTCTATCAGAACGGCAAGCTCAACTTCAGCGATCCCGGCTCGGTGAAAGCCGTCACCTTTATGAAAGAGTCGCTGGATAAAGGCGTGACGAACCCGAACTCACGTGAATATCTGGAAGAGGACGTGCGCAAAGTGTTCTCCAACGGCGATGCCGCTTTCGCGCTGAACTGGACCTATATGTACAACATGGCCAACGATGCGAAGCAGAGCAAAGTCGCGGGCGAGGTCGGGATCGTTCCGGCGCCATCGGAAATGCCGGGCAAGGTAGCAGCGATGAACGGCTCGATGGGGCTGGGCGTGACGCAGGCCAGCGCGCATCAGGGTGAGGCGCTGGCGTTTGTGCGCTACCTGACCTCGCAGCCGGTGCAGGATAAATACGCCAAACTCAGCCTGCCTATCTGGAAGTCTTCATACGACGACCCGGCGGTGCAGAAAGGCCAGGAGCCGCTGATTGCCGCGGCGAAAAAATCCCTTGATGTGATGCTGATGCGGCCGATTACCGCGGACTATTCACGCCTGTCTAACGGCCTGCAGCAGCAGCTGCAGCAGGTATTACAGGGCCAGCAGACGCCGCAGTCGGCGATGGATGCCGTTACCAAAAGCGCGTCACGTCTACATTAA
- a CDS encoding LysR family transcriptional regulator, producing MSAMMDLNLVRVFIAIFETQSVSAAANRLFITQPSASYALARLRDETGNELFKRSRKGMLPTPVASQLYAVFKKSLSGIEKAVADTRSFTPETSFHKFTLALSDLGELLLLPRLVKHLREIAPNVRLEVIPVEMRKLDEWLLTGKIDAALCSRNETISLAQRDRIMDERYVCLLNTAHPRIGNTLSLQRYLEEQHIIVSTISGHYMVEERIREYGFERKIALEVPHFAALGEVIAATELLVTLPTSAAKIYVARGNGRIIELPFELPNLEVYLYGHTEIGDITAKTWFYDLLKNVSPQLMVR from the coding sequence ATGTCAGCCATGATGGATCTCAACCTGGTGCGGGTGTTTATCGCCATCTTTGAAACGCAAAGCGTCAGCGCCGCCGCTAACAGACTGTTTATCACCCAGCCCTCGGCCAGCTACGCGCTAGCCCGGCTGCGGGATGAAACGGGAAATGAGCTGTTTAAGCGCAGCCGCAAGGGGATGCTGCCCACCCCGGTCGCCAGCCAGCTCTATGCGGTATTTAAGAAGTCGCTAAGCGGGATAGAAAAAGCGGTGGCGGATACCCGTAGCTTCACCCCGGAAACATCTTTTCACAAATTCACCCTCGCGCTGTCCGATCTCGGGGAGCTGCTGCTGCTGCCACGGCTGGTAAAGCACCTGCGTGAAATTGCGCCCAACGTGCGCCTTGAAGTGATCCCCGTCGAGATGCGTAAGCTGGATGAGTGGCTGCTAACCGGGAAAATCGACGCGGCGCTGTGCAGCCGCAACGAGACGATTTCGCTGGCGCAGCGCGACCGCATTATGGATGAGCGCTATGTCTGCCTGCTCAACACGGCGCATCCGCGCATCGGCAACACGCTCTCCCTGCAGCGCTATCTGGAAGAACAGCACATTATCGTGTCAACCATCAGCGGGCATTACATGGTGGAGGAGCGCATCCGCGAGTACGGTTTTGAACGCAAAATCGCGCTGGAAGTGCCGCATTTTGCGGCGTTAGGCGAAGTGATTGCCGCCACCGAGCTGCTGGTGACGCTGCCGACCAGCGCGGCGAAGATTTACGTCGCGCGCGGCAACGGGCGCATTATCGAGCTGCCGTTTGAGCTGCCAAATCTGGAAGTTTACCTGTATGGCCATACCGAGATTGGCGATATCACCGCCAAAACCTGGTTCTACGACCTGCTGAAAAACGTCAGCCCGCAGCTGATGGTGCGTTAA
- a CDS encoding DeoR/GlpR family DNA-binding transcription regulator — MSASQRRLQIVEMIREKGYLNAAELSEQFGVDSSTIRRDLAQLEKTGQVMRTHGGLLPSMAVAESNLDTPWSVRHQMNNPAKVAIARHAASLVRDGQSLILDNGSSVYELALALRDKRNLTVVTNDVLTAVALSSCPGITIHVAGGMMLNNVYTLIGQETVDKINSLHVDWAFLGAEGVHFDSGVTNINTVEIPVKKAMIQAAEKTVVLVDSSKMGYRALAHVCPLSDIEMIITEASPALKHRAKYGERLVVVASTEG, encoded by the coding sequence ATGAGCGCGTCACAAAGACGATTACAGATTGTTGAGATGATCAGGGAAAAAGGTTATCTGAACGCCGCCGAGCTGTCGGAGCAGTTTGGCGTTGACAGCTCCACCATCCGCCGCGACCTCGCGCAGCTGGAGAAGACCGGCCAGGTGATGCGCACCCACGGCGGGCTGCTGCCGTCGATGGCGGTTGCGGAAAGCAATCTCGATACCCCGTGGAGCGTGCGTCACCAGATGAACAACCCGGCGAAGGTGGCGATAGCCCGCCATGCCGCCAGCCTGGTGCGCGACGGCCAGTCGCTGATTCTGGATAATGGCTCCAGCGTATACGAGCTGGCGCTGGCGCTGCGCGATAAACGCAACCTGACGGTAGTGACCAATGATGTGCTGACGGCGGTGGCGCTCAGTTCCTGCCCGGGCATCACCATTCACGTCGCCGGCGGCATGATGCTGAACAACGTCTATACGCTGATCGGCCAGGAGACGGTGGATAAGATCAACAGCCTGCACGTTGACTGGGCGTTCCTCGGCGCCGAAGGGGTGCATTTCGACAGTGGCGTGACCAATATCAACACCGTCGAAATCCCGGTGAAGAAGGCGATGATCCAGGCGGCGGAAAAGACCGTGGTGCTGGTCGACAGCAGCAAAATGGGCTATCGCGCACTGGCGCACGTCTGCCCGCTGTCGGATATCGAGATGATTATTACCGAGGCCTCCCCGGCGCTGAAGCATCGGGCGAAGTACGGCGAGCGTTTAGTGGTGGTGGCGTCGACAGAGGGCTGA
- a CDS encoding GNAT family N-acetyltransferase encodes MSLTLLTQLADIPASQWDALTPNAQPFMRHAFLSALEESGSVSRATGWQPQHLLWCEGDKVLAAMPGYAKTHSMGEYVFDHAWAEASQRARIPYYPKWLSAVPFSPVSGARLLGNEHAGALLLQALPQFLEQQALFSAHINFSDARVHQHLAGDERWLPRLGCQYHWHNRGFRDFQDFLDLLTSRKRKQLRKERELVASQGVEFAWYEGAQLSEAQWDFIYDCYANTYLVRGRQPYLTRLFFSLLAQSMPAAIRVIIASQHGDPVAMAFSLVDGDTFYGRYWGCLEEFNRLHFETCFWQGMEYAIAHGLQRFDAGAQGEHKLIRGFEPVLTESWHRLRHPGLHDAVADFLQQERDGVRAWAEEARSALPWRQSLA; translated from the coding sequence ATGTCCCTGACCCTTCTGACGCAGCTGGCCGATATCCCGGCCAGTCAGTGGGATGCCCTGACCCCGAATGCCCAGCCGTTTATGCGCCACGCCTTTTTATCGGCGCTGGAGGAGAGCGGCTCGGTCAGCCGTGCCACGGGATGGCAGCCGCAGCATCTGCTGTGGTGCGAGGGGGATAAGGTGCTGGCGGCGATGCCCGGCTATGCCAAAACCCATTCGATGGGCGAATACGTCTTCGACCACGCGTGGGCCGAAGCCAGCCAGCGGGCGCGTATTCCTTATTATCCCAAGTGGCTGTCGGCGGTGCCGTTCAGCCCGGTCAGCGGCGCGCGCCTGCTGGGGAATGAGCACGCGGGCGCCCTTCTGCTGCAGGCGCTGCCGCAGTTTCTTGAACAGCAGGCGCTGTTCAGCGCGCATATCAACTTTAGCGATGCGCGCGTGCATCAGCATTTAGCCGGTGATGAACGCTGGCTGCCGCGCCTGGGCTGCCAGTACCACTGGCACAACCGCGGTTTTCGCGACTTTCAGGACTTCCTCGATCTGCTGACCTCACGCAAGCGCAAACAGCTGCGCAAAGAGCGCGAGCTGGTCGCCAGCCAGGGCGTGGAGTTTGCCTGGTATGAGGGCGCGCAGCTGAGCGAGGCGCAGTGGGATTTTATCTACGACTGCTACGCCAACACCTACCTCGTACGCGGTCGCCAGCCCTATCTCACGCGGCTGTTCTTCAGCCTGCTGGCGCAAAGCATGCCCGCGGCCATCCGCGTCATCATTGCCAGCCAGCACGGCGACCCGGTGGCGATGGCCTTCAGCCTGGTGGATGGCGATACCTTCTACGGCCGCTACTGGGGCTGTCTGGAGGAGTTCAACCGCCTGCACTTTGAAACCTGCTTCTGGCAGGGGATGGAGTACGCCATCGCCCACGGTTTGCAGCGCTTTGATGCCGGGGCGCAGGGCGAGCATAAGCTGATCCGCGGGTTTGAACCGGTCCTGACCGAGTCGTGGCATCGGCTGCGCCACCCCGGCCTGCACGATGCGGTAGCCGACTTTCTTCAGCAGGAGCGCGACGGCGTGCGCGCCTGGGCGGAAGAAGCGCGTTCAGCGCTGCCGTGGCGTCAGTCCCTGGCGTAA
- a CDS encoding TerC family protein: MWFEHFDIAIILLQIVLIDLLLGGDNAVVIAMACRKLPPQMQKKAIILGTLGAIVARVILLVIAVQLLAVPWLKIVGALLLLWIGFKLVANEEEEAHVASDSRLWKTVLTITMADVVMSLDNVLAVAAAGKGNVWLVSFGVLISIPIIVMGSKLVLTLLGRFPFIVIVGGALIGWIAGTMLVSDPAALRYTAAIPYIHWIAGAVGALLVVAFGAVSNRRRAMS, translated from the coding sequence ATCATCCTGCTGCAAATCGTGCTAATTGACCTGCTGCTGGGCGGCGATAATGCCGTGGTGATTGCCATGGCCTGCCGCAAGCTGCCGCCGCAGATGCAAAAGAAGGCGATTATCCTCGGCACGCTGGGGGCGATTGTTGCCAGGGTGATTCTGCTAGTGATTGCCGTGCAGCTGCTGGCGGTGCCGTGGCTGAAGATTGTCGGCGCGCTGCTGCTGCTGTGGATTGGCTTTAAGCTGGTGGCGAACGAAGAAGAGGAAGCGCACGTCGCCAGCGACAGCCGCCTGTGGAAAACCGTGCTGACCATTACCATGGCCGATGTGGTGATGTCGCTGGATAACGTGCTGGCGGTGGCCGCAGCGGGTAAGGGCAATGTCTGGCTGGTGTCGTTCGGCGTGCTGATCAGCATCCCGATTATCGTGATGGGCAGTAAGCTGGTGCTGACGCTGCTGGGGCGCTTCCCGTTTATCGTCATCGTCGGCGGCGCGCTGATTGGCTGGATAGCCGGCACCATGCTGGTGAGTGACCCGGCGGCGCTACGCTATACTGCGGCTATCCCTTATATCCACTGGATTGCCGGTGCGGTGGGCGCCCTGCTGGTTGTGGCGTTCGGCGCCGTCAGCAACCGACGCCGGGCAATGTCGTAG
- a CDS encoding ROK family protein produces MTTSDATSLKAGIDIGGTGTRIIMLAGKREIASETVPTAWFATLPAWQRAGALADKVRQLVPAGQRIASLGIGASGPVNMRTEVIENQDTLACFSGFPLVAQLRELLAVQVAIDNDAVAAALGEFHLGAGQGSGRMLMVTLGTGIGVAMLEGGTPFRNVDGSHPEAGHIPVSDDPVVCYCGLQGCWEMLASRGWLQQALTAALPDLRWDATLSERIATLCAENARVSGILYQYGQIVGRGLNTLLALYGPDVTVLSGSAATLFPHFQGGMEKALARASGYAVNKHIIPSSLGDAAGALGAAILPTLRGTRQP; encoded by the coding sequence ATGACAACTTCTGACGCGACTTCTCTCAAAGCAGGCATTGATATCGGCGGTACCGGTACGCGCATTATTATGCTGGCCGGAAAGCGTGAAATCGCGTCAGAAACCGTACCGACCGCATGGTTCGCCACCCTGCCCGCCTGGCAACGCGCCGGAGCGCTGGCGGATAAAGTGCGCCAGCTGGTGCCGGCGGGCCAGCGTATAGCCAGCCTCGGCATTGGCGCCAGCGGCCCGGTGAATATGCGTACTGAAGTGATTGAAAATCAGGATACGCTGGCCTGCTTCTCCGGCTTTCCGCTGGTGGCCCAGCTGCGCGAGCTGCTCGCGGTTCAGGTCGCCATTGATAACGATGCGGTAGCGGCGGCGCTCGGCGAGTTTCATCTCGGCGCCGGCCAGGGCAGCGGGCGCATGTTAATGGTGACGCTCGGCACCGGCATTGGCGTGGCGATGCTGGAGGGCGGAACGCCGTTTCGCAACGTCGACGGCAGCCACCCGGAAGCCGGCCATATCCCGGTATCGGACGATCCGGTCGTCTGCTACTGCGGCCTGCAGGGCTGCTGGGAAATGCTGGCCTCGCGCGGCTGGCTGCAGCAGGCACTGACGGCGGCACTCCCCGATCTGCGCTGGGACGCCACCCTCAGTGAGCGCATCGCCACGCTGTGCGCGGAGAACGCGCGCGTCAGCGGCATTCTGTATCAGTACGGTCAGATTGTGGGCCGCGGGTTAAATACCCTGCTGGCGCTGTACGGCCCGGATGTCACGGTGCTCAGCGGCAGCGCAGCCACGCTGTTTCCGCATTTTCAGGGAGGAATGGAGAAAGCGCTGGCGCGCGCCAGTGGTTATGCGGTTAACAAGCATATTATTCCATCTTCTCTGGGCGATGCGGCGGGCGCGCTCGGGGCGGCGATACTGCCAACACTTAGGGGAACCCGCCAACCATAA
- a CDS encoding ABC transporter ATP-binding protein, with the protein MLYRRFERMIDIFRDAPADTPPDSLWAFYRFYLRQVWQSFALLLVIGLVASLIEVALFRYLSRIIDLVNAGPAATFFSDHGGELLWMVVVALIFRPLFIGLHDLLVHQTINPGMTSMIRWQHHNYVLRQSLNFFQSDFAGRIAQRIMQTGNALRDSAVQAVDALWHVVIYAVTTLVLFAEADWRLTIPLIIWIIGYVLCLRYFVPRVKARSVASSDSRSRLMGCIVDGYTNITTLKLFAHSDLERQHAREAIDDQTMKTRSQGRMVTNMDVVITTLNGLLIVSTTGLALWLWTQSLLSVGAIALATGLVIRIVNMSGWIMWVVNGIFENIGMVQDGLSTIAQPVKVRDKANAAALKVNQGEIHFDAIRFNYGGERRVIDDLQLTIRPGEKIGLIGPSGAGKSTLVNLLLRLYDLNGGRIVIDGQNIADVSQESLRAQIGMITQDTSLLHRSIRDNLLYGRPNATQQELMQAIHQAKADEFIPLLSDSLGRTGLDAHVGERGVKLSGGQRQRIAIARVLLKDAPILIMDEATSALDSEVEAAIQESLETLMGGKTVIAIAHRLSTIARMDRLVVLEQGRIVEIGSHSELLAKGGLYARLWRHQTGGFVGEE; encoded by the coding sequence ATGCTGTATCGCCGTTTTGAAAGGATGATCGACATCTTCAGGGATGCCCCCGCCGACACGCCGCCGGATAGTCTGTGGGCGTTCTATCGCTTTTATCTGCGCCAGGTGTGGCAAAGCTTCGCGCTGCTGCTGGTGATTGGCCTGGTGGCGTCACTGATTGAAGTGGCGCTGTTCCGCTACCTCAGCCGCATTATCGACCTGGTCAATGCCGGACCGGCAGCCACCTTCTTCAGCGACCACGGCGGCGAGCTGCTGTGGATGGTGGTGGTGGCCCTCATCTTCCGCCCGCTGTTTATCGGCCTGCACGACCTGCTGGTACACCAGACCATCAACCCCGGCATGACCAGTATGATCCGCTGGCAGCATCATAACTACGTGCTGCGTCAGAGCCTCAACTTCTTCCAGAGTGACTTCGCCGGGCGCATCGCCCAGCGCATTATGCAGACCGGTAACGCGCTGCGCGATTCGGCAGTGCAGGCGGTGGATGCTCTGTGGCACGTGGTGATCTACGCCGTCACCACGCTGGTGCTGTTTGCCGAAGCCGACTGGCGGCTGACGATTCCGCTGATTATCTGGATTATCGGCTACGTTCTGTGTCTGCGCTATTTTGTGCCGCGCGTTAAAGCGCGCTCGGTGGCGTCGAGTGATTCGCGCTCGCGCCTGATGGGCTGCATCGTCGACGGCTACACCAATATCACCACGCTAAAGCTGTTCGCCCACAGCGACCTGGAGCGCCAGCACGCGCGCGAGGCGATTGACGACCAGACGATGAAAACCCGCAGCCAGGGACGCATGGTGACCAATATGGACGTGGTGATCACCACGCTGAACGGCCTGCTGATCGTCAGTACCACCGGGCTGGCGCTGTGGCTGTGGACGCAGTCGCTGCTTAGCGTCGGGGCGATTGCGCTGGCGACCGGGCTGGTGATCCGCATCGTCAATATGTCCGGCTGGATTATGTGGGTGGTGAACGGCATCTTCGAGAATATCGGCATGGTGCAGGACGGGCTGTCGACCATCGCGCAGCCGGTCAAGGTGCGCGATAAAGCCAACGCCGCGGCGCTCAAGGTCAATCAGGGCGAGATCCACTTTGACGCTATCCGCTTTAACTACGGCGGCGAGCGCCGGGTGATTGATGATCTGCAGCTGACCATTCGCCCCGGTGAGAAAATCGGTCTGATTGGCCCATCCGGCGCCGGGAAGTCGACGCTGGTCAACCTGCTGCTGCGCCTGTATGACCTCAACGGCGGGCGCATTGTGATTGACGGCCAGAATATTGCCGACGTCAGCCAGGAGAGCCTGCGCGCGCAGATCGGCATGATCACCCAGGATACCTCGCTGCTGCACCGCTCCATTCGCGACAACCTGCTGTACGGCCGCCCAAATGCGACCCAGCAGGAGCTGATGCAGGCGATCCATCAGGCGAAAGCCGACGAATTTATTCCGCTGCTGTCGGATTCGCTGGGGCGCACCGGGCTGGACGCGCACGTTGGCGAGCGCGGCGTGAAGCTCTCCGGCGGCCAGCGACAGCGTATCGCCATCGCACGCGTGCTGCTGAAGGATGCACCGATCCTGATTATGGATGAGGCTACCTCGGCGCTGGATTCCGAAGTGGAAGCGGCGATTCAGGAGAGCTTGGAAACGCTGATGGGCGGTAAAACGGTGATCGCCATTGCCCACCGTCTGTCGACCATTGCCCGTATGGACAGGCTGGTGGTGCTGGAGCAGGGACGGATTGTTGAGATCGGCAGCCACAGCGAGCTGCTGGCGAAAGGTGGCCTGTATGCGCGCCTGTGGCGGCACCAGACCGGCGGATTTGTCGGCGAGGAGTAA